Proteins encoded in a region of the Bubalus bubalis isolate 160015118507 breed Murrah chromosome 9, NDDB_SH_1, whole genome shotgun sequence genome:
- the IQCN gene encoding IQ domain-containing protein N isoform X2, producing the protein MQQATRLQASPSGQSSYQSIPNFQDRMGTLRSQLQASPSGQSSYQPDPSLQDKPGTLHPQPQSEPPASKETLLEQPDKDKTVVRRVPRLRAVVESRAFRNVLVDEMDIMVSHAATLIQACWRGYRLRQKLISQMMAAKAIQEAWRRFNTRRLLRSGKTMEKKAKVEEGHIPYHPPQQVRFQHPEEGKSLLAQPTMVNKETQFPSSDSLAAYTHQLALLQSQGMSPPGTCSAGGPSVTFLPHQTVAIKLPCPMSLDAKCRPCLMTRTVRSTCLVQVEGDPMKTKQITSRANKAGAMGPPPSGRCAQAVQGQCKTQTQAHMEAEVLKMLPQTGPAPVIAKTLTQSRPTMTTTKTPFQMYTGATITKTSPPPCPVPMVTIAKTPPQMYLAAAMTKIPPETDPAAPMTKTAAQTCPAATMIKTPLQSCLAAMMNKTLPQPCPMSTATITKAPPQVYPQAPVAKIPPQMCPPATATKTPLQSCLAAMMSKIQPQPCPVPMIAITKTPPQPCPVTQGTKTPAPMRPTASTTNTTPQTRPAATMTKAPPQLGLLASMIKSPTQTRPAATATKVPPQACTVPLLTKIPPQTRPAPTGTKTPLQTCQVATVTKTLSHQMIQGATVAKTAPPQTRLAAMITKTPAQLRSVATILKTLCLPPSAAGNPKPPFSAAATAGISDTSSHTCLSGPKARATVNVRQATRAVKVPSRSYLTEGKVKCFPPSHPGAGAPKPPARPPWEGEKIKAFSQKQGKTETTSDTSMAVEMPGDLTWAKVASDRNKWAHPRTDVLKVQSQLYGPARTAGAPLSTCLPQEQLAPRSTTGLPQAHLLAELTKALPQEHVSAKLTMAQGQGYPQAQPPAAVAQPHLSVCLSKTPSRAHLPAKLMKAQSQAQLTTAVIKVQSQGHLPTGLTKAQSQAQLVTDTAKSLYAAHQAAELSSKTQSQPLLVGFKASTQPCQHIGALPRAKPEDRLTQLSSHSYMQGKATLGLHQGVSETQNMLVPLLASAGHTTCNAEPWGDSRAARAQPSTPSAAPPSQEELAASQLASLCAELAAVLGSQEDLRALLAKALSQGEVRAALNQALSKEVLGATMAKALPQGILGTVLVKALSWGELGTSLSRALSRGELTKAIQSRLVDVLSKALTEEERATLRQALCQGELGAVLSQSLSQAALRSGVGLPKAASETMGSGMTVMPAPVEVDCRGSLSAAWGPTLRPMRLQPSKVRVPWGGAWEGFVTGWPSGLLEDRGDGAMLGGSPCSSVVSVGASLIAGVITIHQYPPFSAPGPTLSWEMGPSRSPLNLDLTPKVCEERVCLHPRVSELASALGPMVSDVDPNLPNVPHQQPASGLWQPLLANGVGPSTSQPSLATGSSTTSTHSPHAVSRVAPHTRASPGECRLAPGKLPSTTGRGSGTHSHSCATNYGGSVCWCQPSGISRAPPSGGQPQGAKVPQQLPVVPEETVQRTRSPNHKQGCRGPRQVTKEATPVPPQASTVSKAQLHAPKACVITPGPWPGSVAPGRCWTPKRRGPVDPGLIHASPGNKLTPTLSRTAIPGKEKNQTRGSLSRAHGPQERITGHILSELVANMPQGPDNDLSRSFSQGSTDYGLNMSNSQSSPRSCGSLSLSTTSMASMAAVDVVDEEPWEASLDRDFDLDALLFAEAMERSQGPRSVEETEGAGHRHLAPSLHDHQSSADSELIPILQHSSLASRMTLSVHWDSEDEEDMSSDQSSMNLKESLSQAPYGTVLTRSLSLSNVVPTVYQQPSVAGRLTSCLSQPVVASKVASNPGHLSMASRMTSSLSEPSVVNKVTPSLGQMSRTKKVSLSLGQPLIVEGVVPSFSQPIMACRLALSLAQPSMTSGVASSLTQPPVTSGVTPTLAHPPVTSEVAPRLAQPTMPTRAAPSLAQPPVTSGAARSLTQTSVTGGVVPSLGQASKVSGVEPSLAQSPMTTGVAPSLSQPSFTSGMAPSLGQPSMTCVVAPRLAQPSVATRGTPSLAQLPVISGTGCAMSQPSWAPRVSPNLPSSRVNAVAPSQHYSSFATEVTSGAPCASVANGMGQGLSQPAVSARVDPRQDPLTVRGVVPHPQVPEFSEVALGFHQLPGIGGRHPRVTEQPAVIVSAPKLYQAPVASGEHSCLGQEASVSLFRGMSVSRSQGATASEVLPDVSQGTLATGMFLSMSQVPMSPGRSGRVAQRSVATAMGPSQSQMSRGMAPMTSRASVAAAPLTHESARMAPGFSQASVSSRLGVSSSKFSVTSVGPSISQVSVDLPVSLDHRCPSVSTISSSYQQADVVSQEPAMGIPSAVVPGSIAGRITTTVAPGSIAGGMASSLPPGSMITGMGQSLPPGPILSCVAPSLPPGYVVNGVVHTLPPGSVISGVGLGLPPGSVIGGVGLGLPPGSVIGGVGLGLPPGSVICGLGQGLPPGSVISGVGQGLPPGPVIGVVGQGLPPGSVIGGVGLGLPPGSVIGGLGQGLPAGSVIGGVGQGLPPGSVIGGLGQGLPPGSVIGGLGQGLSPGPVIGGMGQGLALDPISSTVAQGLPPGSGATGMARTVPMSSVATSVSPSLIAASGSDGKKQGLSMKPSASLIAPDLLLDSVLGAVDSRIPPCPVNSTVDTASMPGGLSQNLVLESMASTASPPSTVGGVAPSLPQGSLLIGISPRPYHGGLAGEGSTTTLQASHPPGLAQAPLQEAPGMAGGVYQVPSVLQRASQLNQALGVVTAFETTDPKTVMRPEDPGRAPPQGPVSRQGSEVLAATPWIYHSPLAIDTDYSQEFPVENEALPKDQRPLLEEVAPGQAKSMPSSVASVLPQSLSLAKPSTVSSGTPTLQQRSETNLVAPGSHTVAASPSVQTVPIKGTGAPLTHPQTPSSHTTLRSPSAYQKALVAHILPQSPSVTHQSRGIMASTGVSGSPKPTHDNTAATGLHPRSVARTGTPRTSRRSQPHVAPHPSLIRKMMYSGFQKEAIPSAPQKTAAGGLIQNGHGPLGPRTSFRSMHAISVPEKPDSSAAGTVPSGQEQQDAPKSSQKLSKHSLRAPPDLTPIIHTNELAHGMANSKLNPGIRRVSLGYESSPRGSRRPLFRQELPQASPISLSFVAPAESLRASATPADILGTSVTPAESLRASLTPADSLGASLTPADNLGASLTPAGSLGASLTTADNLGASLTPADSLGASLTPADSLGASLTPADHLGASLTPADSLGTSLTPADHLGASLTPADSLGASLTPADSLGASLTPADHLGASLTPADSLGTSLTPADHLGASLTPADSLGASLTPADNLGASLTPADSLRAPLAPVDSFGVSLTQADHLGVPLTPADSLGTSLTPADSLGMSLTPAVLQGPEDTAMSGGQAWNSTIPSVAVGPRDSTMAPGGAWEPAGGTVPWDVVGSKAAVDPRQPRELVASVQAVEKITIHAAVIIQACARGFLVRRTIKVWHQWAIIIQAAWRGYCVRRDLARLCQAATIIQAAWRGFVIRQSRTQQMLLQNVWAKTGSGARTTSDHRCFQSCQPHVCALCQSLTSGLGSPPSVVMLVGSSPRTCHTCGHTLPTRVVHGTGRGAASQAGVPRGCLTQSTAQSLWRPPHRQTKAATAIQSAWRGFVVRRRLKQQQEAAKMLQATWRGQSTRASLTTNALLGPAVWDNSRHTQWPGV; encoded by the coding sequence ATGCAGCAAGCAACACGGCTACAGGCGTCACCCAGTGGGCAGAGCTCCTATCAGTCCATCCCCAATTTCCAAGATAGAATGGGGACACTGCGTTCACAGCTACAGGCGTCACCCAGTGGGCAGAGCTCCTATCAGCCCGATCCCAGTCTCCAAGACAAACCGGGAACACTGCATCCACAGCCCCAGAGTGAACCCCCTGCCTCCAAGGAGACCCTTCTGGAACAGCCTGACAAGGACAAGACAGTGGTTCGTCGTGTCCCTCGCCTCCGGGCTGTGGTGGAGAGCCGGGCCTTCAGGAATGTCCTGGTGGATGAAATGGACATAATGGTGTCCCATGCAGCCACCCTCATTCAAGCCTGTTGGAGGGGATACCGGCTCCGGCAGAAGCTTATCTCCCAGATGATGGCGGCCAAGGCCATCCAGGAGGCCTGGCGACGCTTCAACACCAGGCGCCTCCTCCGGTCTGGCaagacaatggagaaaaaagCGAAGGTGGAGGAGGGGCATATCCCTTACCACCCGCCCCAGCAGGTGCGATTCCAGCATCCGGAAGAGGGCAAGTCCCTTCTGGCCCAGCCCACCATGGTGAACAAGGAGACCCAGTTCCCTTCCTCCGACAGCCTGGCCGCTTATACCCACCAACTGGCTCTGTTGCAGTCCCAGGGCATGTCACCGCCTGGGACGTGCTCTGCCGGAGGCCCCAGCGTCACCTTCCTGCCACACCAGACAGTCGCCATCAAACTTCCATGTCCCATGAGTCTCGATGCGAAGTGCCGCCCATGCCTGATGACAAGAACTGTCAGAAGTACCTGCCTTGTCCAAGTAGAAGGGGACCCAATGAAGACCAAGCAAATAACTTCCAGAGCCAACAAGGCAGGAGCCATGGGGCCACCACCATCTGGAAGGTGCGCCCAGGCAGTTCAAGGACAATGCAAGACCCAAACCCAGGCCCACATGGAAGCAGAGGTCCTCAAAATGCTACCTCAGACAGGCCCAGCGCCTGTGATAGCCAAGACCCTCACCCAGTCAAGGCCCACTATGACCACGACCAAGACTCCCTTCCAGATGTACACGGGAGCCACGATAACCAAGACCTCGCCCCCGCCTTGCCCAGTGCCCATGGTAACAATAGCCAAGACCCCACCCCAGATGTACCTGGCAGCTGCAATGACCAAGATTCCACCAGAGACAGACCCAGCAGCCCCCATGACCAAGACTGCGGCCCAGACATGCCCGGCGGCCACCATGATCAAGACTCCACTCCAGTCGTGCTTGGCAGCCATGATGAACAAGACCCTACCCCAGCCGTGCCCGATGTCAACTGCCACAATAACCAAGGCCCCACCCCAGGTGTACCCCCAAGCCCCGGTGGCCAAGATCCCACCTCAGATGTGCCCACCAGCCACAGCGACCAAGACCCCACTCCAGTCATGCCTGGCGGCCATGATGAGTAAGATCCAACCCCAGCCATGCCCAGTGCCCATGATAGCCATCACCAaaaccccaccccagccctgcccggTGACCCAAGGGACCAAGACCCCAGCCCCAATGCGACCAACAGCCTCCACGACCAACACTACACCCCAGACACGACCGGCAGCCACCATGACGAAGGCCCCACCCCAGCTAGGCCTGCTGGCCTCGATGATCAAGTCTCCAACTCAGACACGGCCTGCGGCCACGGCGACCAAAGTCCCGCCCCAGGCGTGTACAGTGCCCTTGCTGACCAAGATCCCACCCCAGACACGCCCAGCACCCACGGGAACCAAGACCCCACTGCAGACGTGTCAGGTGGCTACAGTGACCAAGACCCTCTCTCATCAGATGATCCAAGGAGCCACGGTGGCGAAAACTGCTCCTCCCCAGACGCGCCTGGCGGCCATGATCACCAAGACTCCAGCTCAGTTACGCTCAGTGGCCACCATCCTCAAAACGCTGTGCCTGCCCCCGTCAGCAGCTGGAAACCCCAAGCCTCCGTTTTCAGCAGCGGCGACAGCTGGAATTTCCGATACCTCATCCCACACGTGTCTAAGTGGACCAAAGGCCAGGGCCACGGTGAACGTGAGACAGGCGACCAGGGCTGTCAAGGTCCCGTCCCGCTCATACTTGACAGAGGGAAAAGTGAAATGCTTTCCCCCGTCGCATCCGGGGGCTGGGGCTCCCAAGCCTCCAGCCAGGCCTCCTTGGGAAGGCGAGAAAATCAAGGCCTTCTCCCAGAAACAAGGGAAAACGGAAACCACGTCTGACACCAGTATGGCCGTGGAAATGCCCGGGGATCTGACCTGGGCAAAAGTGGCCAGCGATAGGAACAAGTGGGCACATCCGAGGACGGACGTCTTGAAGGTTCAATCCCAGCTGTATGGGCCTGCAAGAACCGCTGGGGCGCCTCTGAGCACATGTCTGCCTCAAGAGCAACTGGCCCCTCGTTCAACCACAGGCTTGCCTCAGGCCCATCTGCTGGCCGAGCTGACTAAGGCCCTGCCCCAGGAGCACGTGTCTGCCAAGTTGACCATGGCCCAGGGCCAAGGATACCCACAAGCCCAACCCCCCGCAGCCGTGGCCCAACCACACCTGAGTGTGTGTCTGTCTAAGACGCCGTCCCGGGCACACCTGCCCGCCAAGCTGATGAAGGCGCAGTCCCAGGCACAGCTGACCACAGCAGTGATCAAGGTACAGTCCCAAGGGCATCTCCCCACCGGATTGACAAAGGCGCAGTCCCAGGCCCAGCTGGTCACAGATACAGCTAAGAGCCTCTAtgcggcccaccaggctgctgAACTCAGCAGCAAGACGCAGTCGCAGCCACTCCTGGTGGGCTTCAAGGCTTCCACCCAGCCCTGCCAGCACATTGGCGCTCTGCCTCGAGCCAAGCCAGAAGACAGACTGACCCAGCTCTCATCCCACAGCTACATGCAGGGCAAGGCCACCCTGGGCCTGCACCAGGGGGTCTCTGAGACCCAGAACATGCTGGTGCCTCTGCTGGCCTCTGCTGGCCACACCACGTGCAACGCTGAACCCTGGGGGGACAGCAGGGCTGCCCGGGCCCAGCCGTCAACCCCCAGCGCAGCCCCACCCAGCCAGGAGGAGCTAGCGGCCTCCCAACTCGCCTCCCTGTGTGCTGAGCTGGCCGCCGTGCTGGGCTCCCAGGAGGACCTCCGCGCCCTGCTGGCCAAAGCCCTCTCCCAGGGGGAGGTGAGGGCGGCCCTGAACCAGGCCCTGTCCAAAGAAGTCTTGGGAGCCACGATGGCCAAGGCCTTGCCCCAGGGCATCCTGGGCACGGTGCTGGTGAAGGCGCTCTCCTGGGGCGAGCTGGGCACCAGCCTGTCCCGCGCACTGTCCCGGGGCGAGCTCACTAAGGCCATTCAGAGTAGACTGGTGGACGTGCTTAGCAAGGCCCTGACGGAGGAGGAGCGCGCCACCTTGCGCCAGGCCCTGTGTCAGGGCGAGCTGGGTGCAGTCCTCAGCCAATCTCTCTCTCAGGCGGCCCTGAGGTCTGGAGTCGGCCTCCCCAAGGCTGCCTCTGAAACGATGGGAAGTGGGATGACCGTGATGCCGGCCCCCGTGGAGGTGGACTGCAGGGGGAGCCTGTCGGCCGCGTGGGGGCCCACCCTGCGCCCCATGAGACTACAGCCCAGCAAGGTTAGGGttccctggggtggggcctgggagggTTTTGTCACAGGCTGGCCGTCCGGGCTCTTGGAAGACAGGGGGGATGGGGCTATGCTCGGGGGGTCACCCTGCTCATCCGTGGTCTCTGTAGGTGCCTCCTTGATTGCTGGGGTGATCACCATTCACCAGTATCCCCCTTTTTCTGCCCCGGGTCCCACTCTGTCATGGGAGATGGGACCCAGCAGAAGCCCCTTAAATCTGGACCTGACCCCCAAGGTCTGTGAGGAAAGAGTGTGCCTGCACCCCAGGGTGAGTGAATTGGCATCAGCTCTCGGCCCAATGGTGAGTGATGTGGACCCCAACTTGCCCAACGTGCCCCACCAACAGCCGGCCTCCGGTCTGTGGCAGCCACTCCTTGCCAATGGCGTGGGCCCGAGCACCAGCCAGCCGTCACTGGCCACTGGCAGCTCAACCACAAGCACCCACAGTCCACACGCGGTCAGCAGGGTGGCCCCACACACAAGGGCATCCCCAGGGGAGTGCAGGTTAGCACCGGGCAAGCTTCCCAGCACCACAGGTCGTGGGAGCGGCACCCACTCCCACAGCTGTGCCACCAACTATGGGGGGTCTGTTTGCTGGTGTCAGCCCTCGGGGATCAGCAGGGCACCCCCCAGTGGGGGCCAACCCCAAGGGGCCAAAGTTCCACAACAGCTACCTGTGGTCCCCGAGGAGACCGTGCAGAGAACTCGGTCCCCGAATCATAAACAAGGCTGCAGGGGCCCTAGGCAGGTGACCAAAGAAGCGACCCCAGTTCCGCCACAGGCCTCCACAGTGAGCAAAGCACAACTGCATGCCCCCAAGGCCTGCGTCATAACCCCAGGTCCCTGGCCCGGCTCCGTGGCTCCTGGTCGTTGCTGGACACCCAAGCGACGGGGTCCGGTGGATCCCGGTCTGATCCATGCCTCCCCAGGCAATAAGCTGACACCCACCCTTTCCCGAACAGCCATCCCTGGGAAGGAGAAGAATCAAACACGGGGTAGCCTTTCCAGGGCACATGGCCCACAGGAGCGGATAACTGGCCATATACTTAGTGAACTGGTGGCCAATATGCCACAAGGTCCAGACAATGACCTGTCCAGAAGCTTCTCCCAGGGCTCCACAGACTACGGCCTAAATATGAGCAATTCCCAGAGCTCGCCGCGCAGCTGCGGCTCACTCAGCCTTTCCACCACGTCTATGGCCAGCATGGCCGCTGTTGACGTGGTGGACGAGGAGCCCTGGGAAGCCAGCTTGGACAGGGACTTTGATCTAGATGCTCTCCTCTTCGCAGAGGCCATGGAGAGGTCCCAGGGACCCAGGAGTGTGGAAGAGACTGAGGGAGCAGGTCACAGGCACCTGGCCCCAAGCCTCCATGACCACCAGTCTTCTGCAGACTCAGAACTGATCCCCATTCTACAGCATAGCTCACTGGCCAGTCGCATGACACTGAGTGTGCACTGGGACTCAGAGGATGAGGAAGACATGTCCTCAGATCAGAGTTCCATGAATCTGAAGGAGAGTTTGTCCCAGGCACCCTATGGGACTGTGTTGACCAGAAGTTTGTCATTGAGTAACGTGGTCCCTACTGTCTATCAGCAGCCGTCTGTGGCTGGTAGGTTGACCTCATGCCTATCTCAGCCTGTAGTAGCCAGTAAGGTGGCCTCAAATCCAGGCCATCTCTCTATGGCCAGTAGAATGACAAGCAGCCTATCTGAGCCATCTGTGGTCAATAAGGTGACTCCCAGCTTAGGCCAGATGTCCAGGACCAAGAAGGTGTCCCTCAGCCTAGGCCAGCCATTGATAGTTGAGGGGGTGGTTCCCAGCTTTTCACAGCCAATCATGGCCTGCAGACTGGCTCTGAGCCTGGCCCAGCCATCTATGACCAGTGGGGTGGCCTCTAGTCTCACCCAGCCACCTGTGACCAGTGGGGTGACTCCCACACTTGCCCATCCACCTGTGACCAGTGAGGTGGCCCCTAGACTAGCCCAGCCAACTATGCCGACTAGGGCGGCCCCTAGCCTAGCCCAACCACCTGTGACCAGTGGGGCGGCCCGCAGCTTGACCCAGACATCTGTGACTGGTGGGGTGGTCCCCAGCCTAGGCCAGGCATCTAAGGTTTCTGGGGTAGAGCCCAGTCTAGCCCAGTCACCTATGACCACTGGGGTGGCCCCTAGCCTAAGCCAGCCATCTTTTACTAGTGGGATGGCTCCTAGCTTAGGCCAGCCTTCTATGACTTGTGTGGTGGCCCCCCGCCTAGCCCAGCCATCTGTGGCCACCAGGGGGACCCCCAGCCTGGCCCAGCTACCTGTGATCAGTGGTACAGGTTGTGCTATGAGTCAGCCCAGTTGGGCCCCTAGGGTGAGTCCAAATTTACCATCCTCCAGGGTGAACGCAGTGGCTCCCAGTCAGCATTATTCATCCTTTGCCACTGAAGTCACCTCGGGTGCACCATGTGCATCAGTGGCTAATGGCATGGGCCAGGGTCTGAGCCAGCCAGCCGTGTCTGCTAGGGTGGACCCACGTCAAGATCCTCTGACGGTCAGAGGGGTGGTCCCGCATCCCCAGGTCCCCGAGTTCAGCGAGGTGGCCCTGGGCTTTCATCAGCTGCCTGGTATTGGTGGGAGGCACCCAAGAGTAACGGAACAACCTGCTGTCATCGTTTCTGCTCCAAAGCTCTACCAGGCGCCTGTGGCCAGTGGGGAGCACTCTTGTCTAGGCCAGGAAGCCAGTGTGTCTCTGTTCAGGGGCATGTCTGTGAGCAGATCCCAGGGTGCCACAGCCTCCGAAGTGCTCCCAGATGTGTCTCAGGGGACTCTGGCTACTGGCATGTTCCTGAGTATGTCTCAGGTACCCATGTCCCCTGGCAGATCAGGGAGGGTGGCCCAGAGGAGTGTGGCTACTGCTATGGGCCCAAGCCAATCTCAGATGAGCAGGGGCATGGCTCCCATGACATCCCGTGCCTCTGTGGCTGCTGCCCCTTTGACTCATGAATCGGCCAGGATGGCTCCTGGCTTCTCTCAGGCTTCAGTGTCCAGTAGACTGGGTGTGAGTTCGTCTAAGTTTTCCGTGACCAGTGTGGGCCCCAGCATATCTCAGGTCAGTGTGGATCTTCCAGTATCTCTGGACCACCGGTGTCCTTCTGTGTCCACAATCTCCAGTAGTTACCAACAAGCTGATGTTGTCAGCCAGGAGCCTGCAATGGGCATTCCCAGTGCTGTGGTGCCAGGTTCTATAGCAGGTAGGATCACCACAACTGTGGCCCCAGGTTCTATAGCCGGTGGCATGGCCTCTAGTCTCCCCCCAGGGTCCATGATCACAGGCATGGGCCAGAGCCTTCCTCCAGGGCCCATATTGAGTTGTGTGGCCCCCAGCCTTCCACCAGGTTATGTGGTCAATGGTGTAGTCCATACTCTTCCCCCAGGGTCTGTGATCAGTGGCGTGGGCCTGGGCCTCCCTCCAGGGTCTGTGATCGGTGGTGTGGGCCTGGGCCTCCCCCCAGGGTCTGTGATCGGTGGCGTGGGCCTGGGCCTTCCCCCAGGGTCTGTGATCTGTGGCTTGGGTCAGGGCCTTCCCCCAGGATCCGTGATCAGTGGCGTGGGCCAGGGTCTTCCCCCAGGGCCTGTGATCGGTGTTGTGGGCCAGGGCCTTCCCCCGGGGTCTGTGATTGGTGGTGTGGGCCTGGGCCTTCCCCCAGGGTCTGTGATTGGTGGCCTGGGCCAGGGCCTTCCCGCTGGGTCTGTGATTGGTGGCGTGGGCCAGGGTCTTCCCCCAGGGTCTGTGATTGGTGGCCTGGGCCAGGGCCTTCCCCCGGGGTCTGTGATTGGTGGCCTGGGCCAGGGCCTTTCCCCAGGGCCTGTGATTGGTGGCATGGGCCAGGGCCTTGCTCTAGATCCCATTAGCAGCACTGTAGCCCAGGGCCTTCCTCCAGGGTCTGGGGCAACTGGCATGGCCAGAACTGTGCCTATGAGTTCTGTGGCGACTTCAGTGTCCCCCAGTCTGATTGCAGCATCTGGCAGTGATGGGAAGAAGCAAGGTCTCTCGATGAAACCGTCAGCTAGTCTAATTGCTCCGGACCTGCTCTTAGATTCAGTGCTAGGTGCAGTGGACTCCAGAATCCCTCCTTGTCCTGTGAACTCTACTGTGGATACAGCATCTATGCCTGGGGGACTCAGTCAGAACCTAGTTCTGGAGTCCATGGCTAGTACAGCCAGTCCGCCCTCCACAGTGGGAGGCGTGGCTCCGAGCCTTCCCCAGGGGTCCCTGCTGATTGGAATCTCTCCTCGTCCATACCATGGGGGCCTGGCAGGGGAAGGGTCCACAACCACCTTGCAGGCATCCCATCCCCCTGGCCTGGCTCAAGCTCCCCTCCAGGAAGCTCCTGGCATGGCCGGTGGAGTATACCAAGTGCCTTCGGTTCTGCAAAGAGCCTCACAGTTGAACCAGGCTCTTGGGGTGGTGACGGCATTTGAGACCACAGATCCCAAGACTGTGATGAGGCCAGAGGACCCGGGCAGGGCTCCTCCCCAGGGGCCCGTATCCAGGCAGGGGTCCGAAGTCCTTGcggcaaccccatggatataTCATAGTCCCCTGGCAATAGACACTGACTACAGCCAAGAATTCCCTGTAGAGAATGAGGCTCTTCCCAAAGACCAGAGGCCGCTATTGGAGGAGGTAGCTCCCGGCCAAGCTAAGTCAATGCCCAGCAGTGTGGCCTCTGTCCTTCCCCAGTCCCTGAGTCTTGCCAAGCCCTCCACGGTCAGTAGTGgcaccccaaccctgcagcagagGTCAGAGACCAATTTGGTGGCCCCTGGTTCCCACACTGTGGCTGCCAGCCCCAGTGTGCAGACGGTGCCCATCAAGGGCACTGGGGCCCCACTGACTCACCCGCAGACGCCAAGCTCTCACACTACACTCCGGAGCCCCTCGGCTTATCAAAAGGCTTTGGTGGCTCATATACTGCCCCAGAGCCCCTCAGTGACTCACCAGTCCCGTGGGATCATGGCTTCTACTGGAGTCTCAGGGTCACCCAAGCCGACCCATGACAATACTGCGGCCACCGGTCTACACCCAAGGTCTGTGGCTAGGACGGGGACCCCTAGAACTTCCCGGAGGTCACAGCCACATGTTGCACCTCATCCATCCCTGATTAGAAAGATGATGTACAGTGGTTTCCAGAAGGAAGCCATTCCCAGCGCACCCCAGAAGACAGCAGCTGGCGGTCTGATTCAGAATGGCCACGGGCCCCTTGGCCCTAGAACATCCTTCAGGTCCATGCATGCTATTTCTGTACCAGAAAAGCCAGACAGTTCTGCAGCTGGGACTGTGCCCTCCGGTCAGGAGCAGCAGGATGCCCCCAAGTCCTCGCAGAAATTATCTAAACATTCCCTGCGTGCACCGCCAGACTTAACGCCAATAATCCACACTAATGAGCTGGCACACGGCATGGCCAACTCTAAGCTGAACCCGGGGATTCGGAGGGTGTCTCTGGGTTATGAGTCTTCACCAAGGGGTTCCCGGCGGCCCCTTTTTAGGCAGGAGTTGCCGCAGGCGTCTCCAATTTCCCTTAGCTTTGTGGCTCCTGCAGAGAGTCTCAGGGCATCCGCGACTCCCGCTGACATTCTTGGAACTTCTGTGACTCCTGCTGAGAGTCTCAGGGCATCCCTGACTCCGGCAGACAGTCTTGGGGCATCCCTGACTCCAGCTGACAATCTTGGGGCATCCCTGACTCCAGCTGGCAGTCTTGGGGCGTCCCTGACTACGGCTGACAATCTGGGGGCGTCCCTGACTCCGGCTGACAGTCTCGGGGCGTCCCTGACTCCGGCTGACAGTCTTGGGGCATCCCTGACTCCGGCTGACCATCTTGGGGCGTCCCTGACTCCAGCAGACAGTCTCGGGACATCCCTGACTCCGGCTGACCATCTCGGGGCTTCCCTGACTCCGGCTGACAGTCTCGGGGCGTCCCTGACTCCGGCTGACAGTCTTGGGGCATCCCTGACTCCGGCTGACCATCTTGGGGCGTCCCTGACTCCAGCAGACAGTCTCGGGACATCCCTGACTCCGGCTGACCATCTCGGGGCTTCCCTGACTCCGGCTGACAGTCTCGGGGCATCCCTGACTCCGGCTGACAATCTGGGGGCGTCCCTGACTCCGGCTGACAGTCTCAGGGCGCCCCTGGCTCCAGTTGACAGTTTCGGGGTGTCCCTGACTCAAGCTGACCATCTTGGGGTGCCCCTGACCCCAGCTGACAGTCTCGGGACGTCCCTGACTCCAGCTGACAGTCTCGGGATGTCCCTGACTCCCGCTGTACTCCAGGGCCCGGAGGACACTGCCATGTCTGGTGGCCAAGCGTGGAATTCTACCATCCCCAGCGTAGCAGTTGGGCCCAGGGACAGCACCATGGCCCCTGGCGGCGCTTGGGAGCCAGCTGGGGGCACTGTGCCGTGGGACGTCGTGGGCAGCAAGGCAGCGGTGGACCCCAGACAGCCGAGGGAGTTGGTGGCATCAGTGCAGGCTGTAGAGAAGATAACCATCCACGCTGCGGTCATTATCCAGGCGTGTGCACGTGGCTTCCTGGTGCGCCGTACCATCAAGGTGTGGCACCAGTGGGCCATCATCATCCAGGCTGCCTGGCGTGGCTACTGTGTGCGGCGGGACCTGGCCCGCCTCTGCCAAGCTGCCACCATCATCCAGGCCGCGTGGAGAGGCTTCGTCATTCGCCAGAGCCGCACCCAGCAAATGCTGCTCCAGAACGTGTGGGCTAAGACCGGCAGTGGGGCCAGGACGACGTCTGACCACCGCTGCTTCCAGTCCTGCCAGCCCCATGTCTGTGCTCTCTGCCAGTCACTGACCTCCGGACTCGGAAGCCCACCCAGCGTGGTGATGCTTGTGGGTTCCAGTCCCCGCACATGCCACACGTGCGGCCACACCCTGCCCACCCGGGTGGTGCATGGCACGGGCCGGGGTGCTGCCAGCCAGGCTGGTGTGCCACGGGGCTGCCTGACCCAGTCAACCGCCCAGAGCCTTTGGCGGCCACCCCATCGTCAGACCAAGGCAGCCACGGCCATCCAGTCTGCCTGGAGGGGCTTTGTCGTGCGTCGTCGGCTGAAGCAGCAACAGGAAGCAGCCAAGATGCTTCAAGCCACCTGGCGCGGCCAAAGCACCCGGGCCTCCCTCACCACGAATGCGCTCCTGGGGCCAGCGGTGTGGGACAACTCACGACACACGCAGTGGCCAGGCGTCTAG